A genomic region of Mycobacterium sp. Aquia_213 contains the following coding sequences:
- a CDS encoding ABC transporter permease yields the protein MSALAALTERSLISAARDGEMIFEIVSPVAYLAGFSVALHGLIDTGHLSYSQYLVPAVVVQSMIFVGLLTADRAVRDHLSGLGKRLRTQPISAATPVTARMAATLVRAALALIVAMVAGYAYGFRMTGGLTNGVAFVLIALLLCLAVGLGADALGSSSNSLQGASYTLFVPQLLLFLLSTGIAPEKTFPAWLRPWVRNQPVSQVVETLRGLGGGHVLVNNLAVSLAWCLGMVLVFGVITVRMQRRGS from the coding sequence GTGAGTGCCTTGGCCGCCCTCACCGAGCGTTCGCTGATATCCGCGGCGCGCGACGGCGAGATGATTTTCGAAATCGTGTCGCCTGTCGCGTATTTGGCGGGTTTCAGCGTCGCGCTGCACGGCCTGATCGACACCGGGCACCTGAGTTACTCGCAGTATCTGGTGCCCGCAGTGGTCGTCCAGTCGATGATCTTCGTCGGGCTACTGACCGCCGACCGCGCGGTGCGCGACCATCTGAGCGGTCTGGGCAAGCGTTTGCGGACGCAGCCGATCTCCGCGGCAACCCCCGTAACCGCGCGCATGGCGGCCACTCTGGTCCGGGCCGCGCTAGCGCTCATAGTGGCGATGGTCGCCGGCTATGCGTACGGATTCCGAATGACGGGCGGACTGACGAACGGCGTAGCCTTCGTGCTTATCGCGCTGCTATTGTGCCTGGCTGTCGGGCTGGGCGCCGACGCGTTGGGATCGAGTTCGAATAGCCTCCAGGGCGCCAGCTACACGTTGTTTGTCCCCCAGTTGCTGCTGTTTCTATTATCCACCGGGATTGCCCCCGAGAAGACATTTCCCGCCTGGTTGCGTCCGTGGGTTCGCAATCAGCCGGTATCCCAGGTTGTCGAAACGCTGCGCGGCCTCGGCGGCGGTCATGTATTGGTCAACAATTTGGCGGTCAGCTTGGCCTGGTGTCTGGGCATGGTGCTGGTCTTCGGCGTCATCACGGTGCGGATGCAGAGGCGGGGCTCGTGA
- a CDS encoding ABC transporter permease: MPGSLLIESWLQAGRLLIRWRRDRAVLMGSLLFPIFLLVLYQVILGEQVRRVTGIDSAYGVVPFCAVLSALFGTLGNAIGITMDRQSGVLSRMWVLPVHRASALTGRLAAEAIRALVGTTLITALGIIMGLRFAHGWASVLVYVLIPSIVAVGFTAVVMALVIRTKGRTIMTWLVGATVALAFLNPATTPIYLYPSWLQPFVRVQPISPPVETMRTLALGGPVLWPLMMTLAWAILLLAVFGPWAVRGYRRAAESSM, translated from the coding sequence ATGCCGGGCTCACTGCTGATCGAGAGCTGGCTGCAAGCCGGTCGACTCCTGATCCGGTGGCGGAGAGACCGAGCTGTGTTGATGGGTTCGTTGCTCTTCCCCATCTTCCTGCTGGTTCTTTACCAAGTGATCTTGGGCGAGCAGGTTCGTAGGGTCACCGGCATCGACAGCGCCTACGGCGTGGTCCCGTTCTGCGCCGTGCTGTCCGCGCTGTTCGGCACCCTGGGCAACGCGATCGGCATCACGATGGACCGCCAGTCGGGTGTGCTCAGCCGGATGTGGGTGCTGCCGGTGCACCGGGCAAGCGCACTCACGGGCCGGCTCGCCGCGGAGGCCATTCGGGCTCTCGTCGGTACGACACTTATCACCGCCCTCGGCATCATCATGGGGCTGCGATTCGCGCATGGCTGGGCGTCGGTACTGGTGTACGTCCTTATCCCGTCGATCGTGGCGGTCGGTTTCACGGCGGTGGTAATGGCCCTCGTCATCCGCACCAAAGGCCGTACCATCATGACCTGGCTGGTGGGCGCGACCGTCGCGCTCGCCTTCCTCAACCCCGCGACCACGCCGATTTACCTCTACCCGAGTTGGCTCCAACCGTTTGTCCGCGTGCAACCGATATCACCACCCGTCGAGACGATGCGGACACTGGCCCTCGGCGGACCAGTGTTGTGGCCCCTGATGATGACCCTTGCCTGGGCGATCTTGCTGCTCGCGGTCTTCGGTCCCTGGGCTGTGCGCGGTTACCGGCGTGCCGCCGAATCCAGTATGTGA
- a CDS encoding glycosyltransferase family 2 protein, with amino-acid sequence MNAPMFSIIVPTFNVAATLDACLRSVVQQTSNDFELVLVDGGSTDGTLDIAKSFASELGTRLVIHSGPDQGPYDAMNRGVAMASGAWLLFLGGDDTLYEVDTLARVATFVGDHQPSDLVYGDVINRSTGTRHAGEFDLDRLLFETNMCHQAIFYRRELFAGIGPYNLRYRIWADWDFNIRCFSNPALVTRYMDIVVTLYNDVTGISSMVDKEFRKRLPIFFWAAAFEISGRTLALFKQKEVRQSVFRQWLVRAKARG; translated from the coding sequence ATGAATGCGCCGATGTTTTCGATCATCGTTCCCACGTTCAATGTTGCGGCGACTCTTGACGCCTGTCTTCGCAGCGTCGTCCAACAGACAAGCAACGACTTTGAGCTGGTCTTGGTGGACGGTGGTTCCACGGATGGAACCCTCGACATCGCGAAAAGCTTTGCCTCCGAGCTCGGTACACGACTGGTCATACATTCCGGTCCCGATCAGGGGCCCTACGACGCGATGAATCGTGGAGTGGCAATGGCAAGCGGGGCCTGGCTACTCTTCCTTGGCGGTGACGACACCCTCTACGAGGTCGACACGCTGGCCCGGGTCGCCACCTTCGTCGGCGACCATCAGCCCAGCGACCTGGTATACGGCGATGTGATCAACCGTTCAACCGGGACCCGGCATGCCGGCGAGTTCGATCTCGACCGTCTGCTCTTCGAGACGAATATGTGCCACCAGGCGATCTTCTATCGCCGCGAGCTTTTCGCCGGTATTGGGCCCTACAACCTGCGCTACAGGATCTGGGCCGACTGGGACTTCAACATCCGCTGCTTCTCCAACCCGGCGCTCGTTACCCGTTACATGGACATAGTTGTCACGTTGTACAACGACGTGACCGGCATCAGCAGCATGGTCGATAAGGAGTTCAGGAAACGGCTGCCCATATTCTTTTGGGCGGCGGCCTTCGAGATTTCTGGCCGAACGCTGGCGCTCTTCAAGCAAAAGGAAGTTCGCCAATCCGTTTTTCGTCAATGGCTGGTCCGGGCCAAAGCCAGGGGCTAG
- a CDS encoding FkbM family methyltransferase, producing MNLFGRAGLIARGVALQLSRSYSDRDIKRQFVKHLESHEVNVVFDIGANSGQYAAGVRSAGFKGRMISFEPLAEPFSRLERNASDDPLWDCRRCALGDTEGTISVNVAGNAGESSSVLPMLKRHQDAYPPANYVGAEEVPIRRLDAVAPEILKPTDKTFLKIDVQGFEQHVLAGGESTIKDRCAGLQLELSFLPLYEGGMLINQALDLVYSMGFILTGLLPCFVDPRDGQMLQADGIFFRQED from the coding sequence ATGAATTTGTTTGGTCGTGCCGGCTTGATCGCACGTGGCGTTGCACTTCAGCTGTCGCGTTCCTATTCTGATCGGGATATAAAGCGCCAATTCGTCAAGCACCTTGAATCGCATGAGGTGAATGTAGTTTTTGATATCGGCGCTAACTCAGGGCAATATGCTGCCGGTGTACGCTCGGCGGGCTTCAAGGGGCGAATGATCTCCTTCGAGCCGCTTGCGGAACCTTTCTCGCGGTTGGAGCGTAATGCGTCGGACGATCCCCTTTGGGATTGCCGGCGTTGTGCCCTGGGAGACACCGAAGGCACGATTTCGGTCAATGTCGCAGGCAATGCCGGCGAAAGTAGTTCTGTCTTACCAATGTTGAAACGCCATCAGGACGCCTACCCGCCGGCGAATTATGTCGGTGCCGAAGAAGTGCCGATACGTCGGCTGGACGCGGTCGCGCCGGAAATCTTGAAGCCGACCGACAAAACTTTTCTGAAGATTGACGTTCAGGGTTTTGAACAGCACGTGCTTGCTGGTGGCGAATCGACGATCAAAGACCGTTGCGCCGGTTTGCAACTCGAATTGTCATTCCTCCCTTTGTACGAAGGTGGAATGCTCATCAACCAAGCGCTCGATCTGGTGTATTCGATGGGATTTATATTGACGGGGTTATTGCCGTGCTTCGTCGATCCGCGGGATGGCCAAATGTTGCAGGCCGACGGCATCTTTTTTCGTCAGGAAGATTGA
- a CDS encoding GDP-L-fucose synthase family protein gives MDTRVGVLDRGLPVYVAGHRGLVGSALLRGLQAAGFTNLVVRSHDQLDLTDRSATFGFIRDAQPHVVIDAAARVGGIMANNTYPAEFLSENLQIQVNLLDAAVAARVPRLLFLGSSCIYPKFAPQPIKETSLLTGSLEPTNDAYAIAKIAGILQVQAVRRQYGLAWISAMPTNLYGPGDNFSQSDSHLLPALIRRYEEAKAGGVPEVTNWGTGTPRRELLHVDDLASACLHLLEHYDGPSHVNVGTGIDHTIAEIAEMVATTVGYSGKTRWDPSKPDGTPRKLLDVSVLRETGWQSRIALREGIGATVAWYRANAGAVRN, from the coding sequence ATGGATACTCGGGTCGGAGTGCTGGATCGCGGATTGCCGGTGTATGTCGCCGGACACCGCGGCTTGGTTGGCTCCGCTCTGCTGCGTGGCCTACAGGCGGCGGGATTCACCAATCTAGTTGTGCGCTCTCACGATCAACTCGACCTGACGGATCGGTCCGCGACATTTGGCTTCATCCGGGACGCCCAGCCACACGTCGTGATCGATGCTGCGGCGCGAGTGGGCGGCATCATGGCCAACAACACCTATCCCGCTGAGTTCCTTTCCGAGAATCTGCAGATCCAGGTCAATCTGCTCGACGCGGCCGTGGCTGCGCGAGTACCGCGGCTGCTATTCCTTGGATCGTCGTGCATATACCCGAAATTCGCTCCGCAGCCGATCAAGGAGACCTCGCTGCTCACCGGCTCGCTAGAGCCGACGAACGACGCCTACGCCATTGCCAAGATCGCCGGCATCCTTCAAGTCCAGGCCGTCCGACGACAATATGGCCTGGCCTGGATCTCTGCGATGCCAACCAATCTCTACGGACCGGGTGACAACTTTTCCCAATCGGATTCGCATCTGCTGCCGGCGCTCATCCGCAGGTATGAGGAGGCGAAGGCCGGCGGCGTGCCGGAGGTGACGAACTGGGGAACCGGCACGCCACGGCGCGAGTTGCTGCATGTCGACGATCTTGCAAGCGCCTGCCTGCACCTGCTGGAACATTACGACGGTCCAAGCCACGTGAACGTGGGGACTGGCATCGACCACACAATCGCTGAAATCGCCGAAATGGTCGCCACGACGGTGGGTTACAGCGGCAAAACTCGGTGGGACCCGAGTAAACCGGACGGCACGCCGCGCAAGCTGCTGGATGTGTCGGTTCTGCGTGAGACCGGATGGCAGTCCCGAATTGCGTTGCGAGAGGGTATCGGGGCGACGGTCGCGTGGTATCGCGCCAACGCCGGTGCGGTGCGCAATTGA
- the gmd gene encoding GDP-mannose 4,6-dehydratase, with product MKRALITGITGQDGSYLAELLLAKGYEVHGLIRRASTFNTSRIDHLYVDPHQPDARLFLHYGDLTDGTRLVTLLSTIEPDEVYNLAAQSHVRVSFDEPVHTGDTTGMGSIRLLDAVRLSKVDCRFYQASSSEMFGASPPPQSEQTPFYPRSPYGAAKVYSYWVTRNYREAYGMFAVNGILFNHESPRRGETFVTRKITRAVARIKAGVQEDVYLGNLDAVRDWGYAPEYVEGMWRMLQAKEPDDFVLATGRGYTVREFVQTAFEHAELDWQKYVKFDERYLRPTEVDSLIGDATKAAQSVGWKASVHTGELARIMVDADLAALECDGKAWIDKPSLSGWS from the coding sequence ATGAAGCGAGCGTTGATCACCGGAATCACCGGCCAGGACGGCTCGTACCTCGCCGAACTACTGCTGGCGAAGGGGTACGAAGTTCACGGGCTGATCCGAAGGGCTTCGACCTTCAACACCTCACGGATCGACCACCTGTACGTCGACCCGCACCAACCGGACGCTCGATTGTTTCTGCACTACGGCGACCTGACCGATGGCACCCGCCTCGTCACCTTGCTGAGCACCATCGAACCCGACGAGGTGTACAACCTGGCGGCGCAGTCACACGTGCGCGTCAGCTTTGACGAACCCGTGCACACGGGTGACACCACCGGCATGGGATCGATCCGGTTGCTGGACGCGGTTCGCCTGTCCAAGGTGGATTGCCGGTTCTATCAGGCGTCGTCGTCGGAGATGTTCGGCGCCTCGCCGCCGCCGCAGAGCGAGCAGACGCCGTTCTATCCGCGCTCGCCGTATGGCGCGGCAAAAGTCTACTCGTACTGGGTAACGCGCAACTATCGCGAGGCTTACGGGATGTTCGCGGTCAACGGCATCCTATTCAATCACGAATCACCAAGGCGCGGTGAGACATTCGTGACTCGAAAAATCACCCGGGCCGTGGCGCGGATCAAGGCGGGCGTCCAGGAAGACGTCTACTTGGGCAACCTCGACGCTGTCCGCGACTGGGGATACGCGCCTGAGTACGTCGAAGGAATGTGGCGGATGCTGCAGGCCAAGGAGCCCGACGACTTCGTTCTCGCGACAGGGCGCGGGTATACCGTTCGCGAGTTCGTCCAGACCGCCTTCGAGCATGCCGAGCTTGACTGGCAGAAGTACGTGAAATTCGACGAGCGCTATCTGCGTCCGACCGAAGTCGATTCGCTGATAGGCGACGCGACCAAGGCGGCGCAGTCGGTCGGATGGAAAGCTTCCGTCCACACCGGGGAGCTCGCACGGATCATGGTGGACGCGGACCTCGCGGCATTGGAATGCGACGGCAAAGCCTGGATTGACAAGCCCAGCCTCTCAGGTTGGAGCTGA
- a CDS encoding FkbM family methyltransferase → MQLNLNPLALLAQALTAGEAKQRTLIGRGLTWQVCEREVINGLADVEFSVFSQFGDDGIIQWLIHRLSGLSETFVEFGVGDYRESNTRFLLLNDNWRGLVMDSSDRNVAVIKRDEISWRHDLQSACTFVTVENIDQLMLDHGFEGEIGLLHIDIDGNDYWVWRGLTAVRPAIAIMEYNSVFGADRAITIPYDPNFSRASINNLYFGASLPAMCDLASSKGYDFVGSNSAGNNAYFVRSDLQHGLKVLTAAEGYVTSKFAESRDSKGRLTYLRGERRLASLKGLPVVNTRTNAEEKL, encoded by the coding sequence GTGCAACTCAATCTCAATCCGCTGGCCCTCCTCGCGCAAGCCCTGACCGCGGGCGAAGCTAAGCAGCGCACTCTGATTGGCCGCGGGCTCACGTGGCAGGTGTGCGAACGGGAAGTGATCAACGGCCTAGCCGACGTGGAATTCTCGGTGTTCAGTCAATTCGGCGACGACGGCATCATTCAGTGGCTCATCCATCGGCTTTCGGGATTGAGCGAGACCTTCGTAGAATTCGGCGTCGGGGACTATCGAGAGTCCAACACCCGATTCCTGCTGCTGAACGACAACTGGCGCGGACTGGTGATGGATAGCTCCGATCGCAACGTCGCCGTCATCAAGCGCGACGAGATTTCGTGGCGCCATGATCTCCAGAGCGCGTGCACCTTCGTGACGGTGGAAAATATCGACCAATTGATGCTGGATCATGGGTTCGAAGGTGAGATCGGACTTCTTCATATCGACATTGACGGCAACGACTACTGGGTCTGGCGTGGCCTCACTGCCGTACGACCCGCGATCGCGATCATGGAGTACAACAGCGTGTTCGGCGCCGACCGCGCGATCACGATCCCTTACGACCCGAATTTCAGTAGAGCGAGCATCAACAATCTGTACTTCGGCGCCTCGCTGCCGGCGATGTGCGACCTCGCTAGTTCCAAGGGATATGACTTTGTCGGCAGCAACAGTGCAGGCAACAACGCTTATTTTGTTCGCTCCGACTTGCAGCACGGACTCAAGGTCCTGACCGCTGCGGAGGGCTACGTGACATCCAAGTTCGCCGAGTCCAGGGACAGCAAGGGCCGGCTGACTTATCTGCGCGGCGAGCGGCGACTGGCTTCTTTGAAAGGATTGCCTGTGGTCAATACTCGGACGAACGCCGAAGAGAAGCTCTGA
- a CDS encoding GDP-mannose 4,6-dehydratase, with product MRALICGISGQDGAYLARLLLDKGYQVFGTSRDAQIGTFANLTRLGIRDRVNLESVATNDFRSVLNILRETDPEEIYNLAGQSSVGLSFEQPVETLESVAIGTINLLEAIRFLDKPIRFYSAGSSECFGDTVGGPANEQTPFRPRSPYAVAKSTAHWLVANYRAAYGLHASTGILFNHESPLRPERFVTKKIVAAAVRIAADERSRLTLGNVQIKRDWGWAPEYVDAMWRMLQQPEPSDFVIATGESHTLEEFAATAFSEVGLDWREHTDLSEALRRPSDLAEGRGDASRAREVLGWSATYRMSDVVKAMVEAECERAQRP from the coding sequence TTGAGAGCGCTCATCTGCGGTATATCAGGCCAGGACGGCGCGTATTTGGCGCGGCTGCTCCTCGACAAGGGCTATCAGGTGTTCGGCACGTCGCGCGACGCACAGATTGGCACCTTCGCGAACCTGACGCGCCTGGGAATCCGTGACCGCGTGAACCTGGAATCCGTGGCCACCAATGACTTTCGCAGCGTGCTCAACATACTGCGCGAGACCGATCCCGAAGAGATCTACAATCTGGCCGGACAGAGCTCGGTTGGCCTGTCGTTCGAGCAACCGGTAGAGACCCTCGAGAGCGTCGCGATCGGCACGATCAACCTGCTTGAAGCGATCCGCTTCCTCGATAAGCCGATTCGCTTTTACAGTGCCGGCTCGAGCGAATGCTTCGGAGACACAGTGGGTGGCCCGGCGAATGAGCAGACACCGTTTCGTCCCCGCAGCCCTTACGCCGTGGCGAAGAGTACGGCGCATTGGCTCGTCGCGAACTACAGAGCGGCATACGGGCTCCACGCGAGCACCGGCATATTGTTCAATCACGAATCCCCCTTGCGCCCTGAGCGCTTCGTGACGAAGAAGATCGTGGCGGCAGCTGTCCGTATCGCCGCGGACGAGCGGTCCCGCCTGACGTTGGGCAACGTTCAAATCAAACGAGATTGGGGATGGGCACCCGAGTATGTCGATGCGATGTGGCGGATGTTGCAGCAGCCTGAGCCGTCTGACTTCGTGATAGCTACCGGCGAGAGTCACACTCTCGAGGAATTCGCGGCGACTGCGTTCAGCGAGGTGGGGCTCGACTGGCGCGAGCATACAGATCTCTCGGAGGCACTAAGGCGCCCTTCGGATCTCGCCGAAGGGCGCGGTGATGCTTCGAGAGCCAGGGAGGTCCTCGGCTGGTCGGCCACCTACCGGATGAGCGACGTCGTCAAGGCAATGGTCGAGGCCGAGTGCGAAAGGGCTCAACGCCCGTGA
- a CDS encoding glycosyltransferase family 4 protein yields MKIAFDHQIFSFQPYGGVSRYFFELASRLPNHGASDVSVVAPWHVNKYLADSGGSFTRGRYVNIPPLTIGGISLIPKANQLVAPWTWRGTNPDIVHETYFSLKPVGKGRRRVVTVYDMIHELLPAEFPDAKRMTAAKRAAVDRADHVICISENTQQDLVRIYGVNPEKTSVVHLGYSMTAGADATTTQEDREKTAPFLLYVGNRRGYKNFSTLLQAYASSPVLQEFELIAFGGPPLVPDEHEEIGALGITDRVRYESGSDQKLAARYRAAAAFVCPSKYEGFGLPPLEAMGHGCPVVCSNGGSIPEVVGDAGVYFDPNDHEELRAALERVATTDELQADLRARGYARTAVFPWDKCAAETAQIYREII; encoded by the coding sequence GTGAAAATTGCCTTTGATCACCAGATCTTCTCATTCCAACCGTATGGCGGCGTTTCACGCTATTTCTTCGAACTGGCGAGCCGCCTACCGAACCATGGCGCCTCCGACGTCTCCGTTGTCGCGCCATGGCACGTCAACAAGTACCTTGCTGATTCCGGCGGCAGCTTCACACGCGGTAGGTACGTAAATATACCGCCTCTGACGATCGGTGGGATTTCGCTTATTCCCAAGGCAAATCAGCTCGTCGCACCGTGGACGTGGCGGGGAACGAACCCCGACATCGTCCACGAGACCTACTTCTCCCTCAAGCCCGTCGGAAAGGGCCGTCGCCGCGTGGTGACGGTGTACGACATGATCCACGAGCTGCTCCCTGCAGAATTCCCGGACGCCAAACGGATGACCGCAGCCAAACGCGCCGCGGTCGATCGGGCAGACCATGTGATCTGCATTTCCGAGAACACGCAACAAGACCTTGTGCGTATCTACGGCGTCAACCCGGAGAAAACGAGCGTTGTCCACCTCGGCTACTCAATGACCGCGGGCGCCGACGCGACGACGACGCAGGAAGATCGCGAGAAGACCGCGCCCTTCCTTCTCTACGTGGGGAATCGCCGGGGCTACAAGAACTTCAGCACGCTGCTGCAGGCTTACGCGAGCTCCCCCGTCTTGCAAGAGTTCGAACTGATCGCCTTCGGCGGTCCTCCCTTGGTGCCCGACGAGCACGAAGAGATCGGGGCACTGGGCATCACTGATCGGGTGCGGTACGAGTCGGGATCTGATCAGAAATTGGCCGCCCGCTACCGGGCAGCTGCCGCGTTCGTCTGTCCCTCCAAATACGAGGGATTCGGGCTTCCTCCGCTAGAGGCGATGGGTCATGGCTGCCCGGTCGTGTGTAGCAATGGCGGCTCGATTCCCGAAGTAGTCGGGGACGCGGGCGTTTATTTCGACCCGAACGATCACGAAGAGTTGCGGGCGGCACTGGAACGTGTAGCTACAACCGACGAACTGCAGGCCGATCTACGCGCACGGGGCTATGCGCGCACCGCCGTGTTTCCCTGGGACAAGTGCGCGGCCGAGACGGCGCAAATCTATCGGGAAATCATCTGA
- the rfbF gene encoding glucose-1-phosphate cytidylyltransferase: protein MKAVLLAGGLGTRLSEETTIRPKPMVEIGGRPILWHIMKLYSHHGIHDFVVCCGYKGYVIKEYFANYFLHMSDVTFDMSANKMEVHRRHAEPWRVTLVDTGEDTMTGGRLKRVGSYIRDDEAFCFTYGDGLSDVNIGASIEFHRQHGRLATVTAVLPPGRYGAIECTGDRVTRFAEKPRGDGGLINGGFFVLSPAILDYIEGDQTSWEGPPLARLAADGEIMAFEHSGFWQPMDTLRDKNMLEELWSSGEAPWKCWN, encoded by the coding sequence ATGAAAGCCGTATTGTTGGCTGGCGGGTTGGGTACTCGCCTCAGCGAAGAAACCACGATCCGCCCCAAACCCATGGTAGAGATCGGCGGACGGCCAATCCTATGGCACATCATGAAGCTCTACTCCCACCACGGTATTCACGATTTTGTTGTGTGTTGCGGTTACAAGGGTTACGTCATCAAGGAATACTTCGCGAATTATTTTCTACACATGTCGGACGTCACCTTTGATATGTCCGCTAATAAAATGGAAGTCCACCGCCGCCACGCGGAACCCTGGCGAGTGACACTGGTGGATACGGGTGAGGACACCATGACAGGCGGGCGCCTCAAGCGAGTGGGATCCTATATCCGGGACGATGAGGCGTTCTGCTTTACGTATGGTGACGGGCTCAGCGACGTGAACATCGGCGCGAGCATCGAATTTCACCGCCAACACGGCCGCCTCGCCACGGTTACCGCGGTGCTCCCGCCGGGGCGGTACGGGGCCATAGAGTGCACGGGCGACCGGGTGACGCGGTTTGCCGAGAAACCACGTGGTGATGGCGGCCTCATCAACGGTGGATTTTTCGTCCTTTCGCCCGCCATACTCGATTACATTGAGGGCGACCAAACCTCGTGGGAAGGCCCACCCTTGGCTCGTCTCGCTGCCGATGGCGAAATAATGGCCTTCGAGCATTCCGGCTTTTGGCAACCCATGGACACGCTTCGGGACAAGAACATGCTCGAAGAACTCTGGAGTAGCGGCGAAGCGCCGTGGAAATGCTGGAATTGA
- the rfbG gene encoding CDP-glucose 4,6-dehydratase, whose protein sequence is MLELNAFGSAYRGRRVLVTGHTGFKGSWLCLWLQSLGAEVTGLALDPTSEPNHWNLLQLAIQDHRIDIRNEAEVHRVFATAKPEIVFHLAAQPLVRRSYREPITTWATNVMGTAHVLEAARHAPDVRAIVVVTTDKCYENREWPWAYRERDRLGGHDPYSASKAGAELVAASFRTAFLQQPSAPLLATARGGNVIGGGDWSEDRLIPDLVRSVAAGEPLVIRSPHATRPWQHVLDCLSGYLLLGQRLLAGDAGGADAWNFGPDGEGNRTVEQVLHDLAHTWPQLRWQMTSDPQPHEAGLLQLDSAKARMQLGWRPVWTLDQAIHHTANWYRLQLESGSLTSADELAAYVADAATAGLGWATT, encoded by the coding sequence ATGCTGGAATTGAACGCTTTCGGATCGGCGTATCGCGGACGCCGGGTGCTGGTCACCGGTCATACCGGCTTCAAAGGCAGCTGGTTGTGTCTGTGGCTGCAATCGCTGGGCGCCGAAGTCACTGGGCTCGCGTTGGATCCGACGTCGGAGCCCAACCATTGGAACCTACTGCAACTAGCGATCCAGGATCATCGCATCGACATCCGCAACGAAGCGGAAGTCCATCGAGTATTCGCCACCGCAAAGCCCGAGATCGTATTCCATTTGGCGGCACAGCCTTTGGTCCGTCGCTCCTACCGCGAGCCGATCACCACCTGGGCCACCAATGTGATGGGCACTGCGCATGTGCTCGAGGCCGCCCGCCACGCACCGGACGTGCGTGCCATCGTCGTCGTCACGACCGACAAGTGCTACGAAAATCGCGAATGGCCCTGGGCATACCGAGAACGAGATCGCCTGGGGGGCCACGACCCCTACAGCGCGTCCAAGGCCGGCGCCGAATTGGTGGCCGCGAGCTTTCGGACCGCATTTCTGCAACAGCCGTCGGCACCGCTGCTCGCAACGGCCCGGGGCGGCAACGTAATTGGCGGCGGTGACTGGTCCGAGGACCGGCTGATTCCCGACCTGGTGCGTTCGGTTGCCGCCGGCGAGCCGCTCGTCATTCGCTCGCCGCACGCCACGCGACCGTGGCAGCACGTACTGGATTGCCTCAGCGGCTACCTGCTGCTGGGTCAGCGACTCCTGGCAGGCGACGCTGGTGGCGCCGATGCGTGGAACTTCGGGCCGGACGGCGAAGGGAACCGGACCGTCGAGCAGGTACTCCACGATCTTGCGCACACCTGGCCGCAGCTGCGGTGGCAAATGACATCTGATCCCCAGCCGCACGAGGCGGGCCTGCTGCAACTGGACAGCGCCAAGGCGAGGATGCAGCTAGGGTGGCGTCCCGTGTGGACGCTTGACCAGGCAATCCATCACACAGCCAACTGGTATCGGCTCCAGTTGGAATCGGGTTCACTGACGAGCGCCGATGAACTGGCGGCCTACGTCGCCGATGCGGCCACCGCGGGATTAGGTTGGGCGACCACATGA
- a CDS encoding dTDP-4-dehydrorhamnose 3,5-epimerase family protein codes for MKILDTPLAGLKIVQSVPHRDARGAFTRLFCAEELQPVLGQRQIRQINHSRTSSIGAVRGMHFQHPPYAEMKMIRCLRGRVWDVAVDRVIISE; via the coding sequence ATGAAGATCCTCGACACGCCGCTGGCCGGCCTCAAGATTGTGCAGTCGGTGCCGCACCGGGATGCCCGCGGCGCCTTCACCCGCCTCTTCTGCGCCGAGGAATTGCAGCCCGTGCTTGGCCAGCGCCAGATCAGGCAGATCAATCACTCCCGGACCAGCAGCATCGGCGCCGTGCGCGGCATGCATTTCCAACACCCGCCGTACGCGGAAATGAAGATGATCCGCTGCCTTCGCGGCCGGGTCTGGGACGTCGCGGTCGACCGGGTGATCATCTCCGAGTGA